The segment GGCCGCATAGCTCATTGGGCGGCTTGGCACCCCAGGATTTCATAGAACTAGCCGGAAGACGCTAAGATGCAGATGGCACTAAGAATGGGGTAAGGTCATCAAGGCTGGAAATCCACAACTCAAGGTATAGACTTGGAATTTAACAAAGATAATGTGCGTTACATTGTAGCTATCAAGTCAGGCCCTAACTGGGGAAACAGCAGCCAGATCAGGAAAATGAGGGATGACTTTCTTAAAGCAAAAAGGACTATTCATACCGGTAATTCTAAAATCAATATTGTTGCGATTAATGGCTGTTGTTACGGCAGGGATTCCAAACCAGATAAAGGGGATTACTACAAATATTGCGGTCAAGAGTTCTGGGAATTTATCTCCGGAAATACAGACTTATACGTGAAGTTAATCAAACCTCTCGGATATTCAGCCAAAGAAAAAAATGATGAATTCAATGAAAAATACGCGCAAATCGTCAATAAGTTCACCATAGAGTTCAGCAAAAAATTCGTTGTTGATGGGAAAATAAACTGGGACGCATTAGTCCAGTTCAATTCCTCAAAATTAAAACCCTAATTCCTTCTATCCCCCCAAATTTGACAAACCTCCCCCTTTACGCCTATCATTAGCCAAATTATTTAGCGGGAGGCGCGCATGAAAGAGAAAATTCAAGAGCAGATTACCGACGATTTAAAGCAGGCATCACGTACTGACACGACAATTACCATCATCGCCATAATTGTCACATTCGTATTATCCGGGCTGGCGTTGGGCTTTTCTTATAGTACCACCAACGAGAATTATCACTATATGACGAATAGTTACACACCCGAAATCACGCGTTTCGTACAAACCTACGCCGTAATCATAATGTTTGTGAGCCTGGCCGCTATCATCAGCGTGAACTGGTTTTCCATCGCCGCTCTTTTCAGCAGCAAAAAAAGGAAAGAAGGACTGGCGGAAAAACTGGCAAAATTATACCAGGAAGAAGGCTTAAGCCAGTATATTGACGATACCAATTTAACAAGTTACAAGTCACGGCGCAATATCTATGCCGTTATTTTGGGGAGTATAGCGAGCGTGGGGGTCATCCTGCCGCTGGTCGTCTTTATCAACAAAGTGGCAACGGGGAGCTACTAAAAGCCACCGGTCATCAACGAATAAAGGAGGCGCGCATGAAAGAGAGAATCTTCGAGCAAGTCAGTAAAGAGCTCAAGGTGGCCACGCGGCTGGACACGAAAATGGTTATCACGGCGATCGTGGTAACGCTGATACTGTTCTCCCTGGCCATGGGATTCGCGTTCAGCACGGTCACGCCGGACCTCGGCCAGTATTCCAGTCTCCTCGGTATCAGCAGCAACGCCACCTTCAACACCACCCCAACTATCATCATGTTCGTATTGCTGCTGGCTATCATCGTCATCGACTGCTACGCCGTGCGCACTTTAGCCAACAACAAAAAACAGCGCGCCAAACTCAACGAGGGGCTGATGAAGCTGTACAAAGACGAGGGTGTGGACCAGTATTATGACGGCTCCATTTTCAAGAGCTACGAGACGAGGTACAATCTTTTATCGGTGATGGTGGGGGCGGTGGGGGCGCTAAGCGTTATCGTGCCGCTGACCATATTTATAGACCAGCTTACCAAGCTTTAAGTAGAGGGATTAGAGATCAGGGTGAAGGGGAGAGGGGGAACTATTTTTCCCCTTCCCCTTCCAATTTCTTTTTAGCTTCATCCGCCAGCCGCTTTTGCTCCAGCTCCGCCAGCTGTTTCCTGACCTTTTCCTCGCCGACGGGGCGGAACTTTTTGGCCAGGTAGCCGCCGAAAAAGAAAGTGGAACGGTAGCGGTCTATATCTTCCCAGACATCATAGTTCTCCGCAAAGCGCTCCGCTTCCGGCTTGTTTTTTAGCTCCGGTCTCTCGTCCACGACAATGCCGTGACGGGCGCGGGCGGCATCCAACTCCCGCTCATCCTCGTCTTCCCCGCTGAACATGTTCCTGAAAAAAGAGAAAAGACCCATGGTAAACCTCTTTCCGGTAATTATTGAACGGGCGACGGCGCGCTCTGCGCCGCCGGGATAAACTCCTTTTTACCTATCGCGGTAAAGATTATAGCCGGTATGCCGCAGGGGAAAAAGGTAAGCGTGCCGGCGATAGACCCGGCCAGGGCCAGCCCCCAGACCCTTTTGCGCAGGGCAAAGATACCGCCTACTATCGCCAGGGCGCTGAGTAAAGCCATGATAATCCCCCACATCAGGTAAATGAAAAAGACAACCGTGAGGATATCCTCGTCAAAATCATGATAGTAGTTATAACGAATGCTGTCCGCGTCCACACCCACCACCAGCAGGACAACCGCCATCAGGATAATAAACAGGCTCAATAGCACCCCCAGCCCCCCGGAGACGATGGTAAGGATTCCACCTACTTTAGAATGGTTATGCATGCCGGCAACCCTCCCGGTCTAATTATACAACCTGCGGGTATTGTAACACTAAATACCACCCCGGACAATATCCAAAAAAAGCCTGCTGGCAAGCCGACGGAATACCGGAAGCGGCGGAAACGTAACATTTTTCCCCTATCCCATTGACAGGCATGGAGTTATAGTGCATAATAGCTACGTAAAAGATTTCAAACTAGAAGGTCAAGGAGTACATGCTAAAAATCAGACTTCGGCGTATGGGGGCCAGGGGACAACCAAGCTACAGGGTAATAGTAGTTGACAGCCGGGCACCCCGTGACGGGGCGTCCGTGGAGATTATCGGACATTTTGACCCCCGCACGGAACCGGAAACAATCGTCATCAAAGAAGAAAGGGCACTACACTGGCTGAAGCAGGGCGCACAACCGACAGACACCACTGCCAGACTACTGGGTAAGGCAGGTATCATGGAAAAGTTCAAACCAGTCAAGGAGAAGTGATGAAAGACCTAGTTGTGTACATTGCCAAGTCCATTGTCAATGAGCCGGATGCAGTGAATGTCGAAGAAGAAACCAACGAAGAAGGCATCACACTAAAGTTGCGTGTCGCCGATGACGACAAAGGCAGAATCATCGGCAAGCAAGGCCAGATAGCCCAGGCCATGCGCACTTTACTCCGGGTCAAGGCCGCCAAGGCCCAGACCAGGGTCCGCCTGGAAATCATGTAACAAAAACTCCCGGGAATCCGGGGGTAATATGTAATTTCTTTACATGTTTACCCTTTGTGCCTCTTAAAACTTAAGGCAGAGAGACTGACAGCGCACGGCAATTGTGCCAACAGGTAAAAAGAGCCCCGATTAACATCGGGGCTTTAGTTTTTTAGGGGGATAGGGCAGGATGGCGGTAAAATCGCTCACTCACCACGAGCTGAGGCTATTGGCTAAAGCTTGCGGCGGGACTTCACC is part of the Dehalococcoidales bacterium genome and harbors:
- the rpsP gene encoding 30S ribosomal protein S16, which translates into the protein MLKIRLRRMGARGQPSYRVIVVDSRAPRDGASVEIIGHFDPRTEPETIVIKEERALHWLKQGAQPTDTTARLLGKAGIMEKFKPVKEK
- a CDS encoding KH domain-containing protein produces the protein MKDLVVYIAKSIVNEPDAVNVEEETNEEGITLKLRVADDDKGRIIGKQGQIAQAMRTLLRVKAAKAQTRVRLEIM